A stretch of the Labilithrix sp. genome encodes the following:
- a CDS encoding sigma-54-dependent Fis family transcriptional regulator, giving the protein MPEAPARPRGRILVVDDEANARAALSEILRDEGYATETAGDGFKALGKLEEFAPDVVLTDLKMPGLDGIAFMEKAKSASPQTVFVVMTAFGTIDSAVSAIKKGADNYLTKPLDYDALSAIVERAMEKAKLLQETQALRERLRERNAIGHIVSEDPKMRAVLDLVAQVGPSKASVLITGESGTGKELIAEAVCAASPRASGPFIRLHCAALAESLLESELFGHEKGAFTGAVARREGRFKQADGGTLFLDEIGEIPHGTQVKLLRFLQEKTFERVGGNETVKVDVRLIAATNRDLAAEIKKGTFREDLFYRLNVISIELPPLRERRADIGPLASFFLRRYAKENGRNIEGFTDQALKVLSSYDWPGNVRELENVIERAVVLCDAPQIDVRHLPPALAPKSAEGPPPIPGSTIQDLERYAILRTLEACGGSTSKAASILGVSPRKIQYKLHEYSAGPIGAASKDDE; this is encoded by the coding sequence ATGCCCGAGGCGCCCGCCCGACCGCGGGGACGGATCCTGGTCGTCGACGACGAAGCGAACGCGCGCGCCGCGTTGAGCGAGATCCTGCGTGACGAGGGGTACGCGACGGAGACCGCCGGCGACGGCTTCAAGGCGCTCGGGAAGCTCGAGGAGTTCGCGCCCGACGTCGTCCTCACCGACCTCAAGATGCCCGGCCTCGACGGCATCGCCTTCATGGAGAAGGCGAAGAGCGCGTCGCCGCAGACGGTCTTCGTCGTGATGACCGCGTTCGGCACGATCGACTCCGCCGTCTCCGCGATCAAGAAGGGCGCCGACAACTACCTGACGAAGCCGCTCGACTACGACGCGCTCTCCGCGATCGTCGAGCGCGCGATGGAGAAGGCGAAGCTCCTCCAGGAGACGCAGGCGCTCCGCGAGCGGCTCCGCGAGCGCAACGCGATCGGCCACATCGTGAGCGAGGACCCGAAGATGCGCGCGGTGCTCGACCTCGTCGCGCAGGTCGGGCCCTCGAAGGCGTCGGTGCTCATCACCGGCGAGAGCGGCACCGGCAAGGAGCTCATCGCGGAGGCGGTGTGCGCCGCGTCGCCGCGCGCGAGCGGGCCGTTCATTCGGTTGCATTGTGCAGCTTTGGCGGAGTCGCTCCTCGAGAGCGAGCTCTTCGGCCACGAGAAGGGCGCGTTCACCGGCGCGGTCGCGCGGCGCGAGGGCCGCTTCAAGCAGGCCGACGGCGGCACGCTGTTCCTCGACGAGATCGGCGAGATCCCGCACGGCACGCAGGTGAAGCTGCTCCGCTTCCTGCAGGAGAAGACGTTCGAGCGCGTCGGCGGGAACGAGACGGTCAAGGTCGACGTGCGCCTCATCGCGGCGACGAACCGCGACCTCGCGGCGGAGATCAAGAAGGGCACCTTCCGCGAGGACCTCTTCTACCGCCTCAACGTGATCTCGATCGAGCTCCCGCCGCTGCGCGAGCGCCGCGCCGACATCGGTCCGCTCGCGAGCTTCTTCCTCCGCCGCTACGCGAAGGAGAACGGCCGCAACATCGAGGGCTTCACCGACCAGGCGCTGAAGGTGCTCTCCAGCTACGACTGGCCGGGCAACGTGCGCGAGCTCGAGAACGTCATCGAGCGCGCGGTCGTGCTCTGCGACGCGCCGCAGATCGACGTGCGCCACCTCCCGCCCGCGCTCGCGCCGAAGAGCGCGGAGGGCCCGCCGCCGATCCCGGGCTCCACGATCCAGGACCTCGAGCGCTACGCGATCTTGCGGACGCTCGAGGCGTGCGGCGGCTCGACCTCGAAGGCGGCGAGCATCCTCGGGGTGTCGCCGCGCAAGATCCAGTACAAGCTCCACGAGTATTCGGCGGGGCCCATCGGCGCGGCGAGCAAAGACGATGAGTGA
- a CDS encoding ABC transporter ATP-binding protein: MSDVVLSVDKLAKTFKKPFSGKKVEAVRGVSFEVKRGEIFGFLGPNGAGKTTTIKMLTGLIAPTSGKASLLGKAIPSPDAMGSVGFLPENPYVYPYLTPREFVSLCGRLNGLSGKKLATKAERAIERVGIAYAIDRPVSALSKGMLQRTGFAAALVHDPELLLLDEPMSGLDPVGRKEIRDLIVEESKKGKTIFFSSHILSDVEMLCDSICILKKGEVVVAGEIDSLLDKTTHRSEITLRDAPEELAAALMEQGATRVGRTLSVEVEGDDAVAVVLRKALDAGVRVEAITPKRETLEDIFVRKAL; the protein is encoded by the coding sequence ATGAGTGACGTCGTCCTCTCGGTCGACAAGCTGGCCAAGACCTTCAAGAAGCCGTTCTCCGGCAAGAAGGTCGAGGCGGTGCGCGGGGTGAGCTTCGAGGTGAAGCGCGGCGAGATCTTCGGCTTCCTCGGCCCGAACGGCGCGGGGAAGACGACGACGATCAAGATGTTGACCGGCCTCATCGCGCCGACGTCGGGCAAGGCCTCGCTCCTCGGGAAGGCGATCCCCTCCCCCGACGCGATGGGCTCGGTCGGCTTCCTCCCCGAGAACCCGTACGTCTATCCGTACCTCACCCCGCGCGAGTTCGTGTCGCTCTGCGGCCGCCTCAACGGCCTCTCCGGGAAGAAGCTCGCGACGAAAGCGGAGCGGGCGATCGAGCGGGTCGGCATCGCGTACGCGATCGACCGCCCGGTGAGCGCGCTCTCGAAGGGCATGCTGCAGCGCACCGGCTTCGCGGCCGCGCTCGTGCACGACCCGGAGCTCCTCCTCCTCGACGAGCCGATGAGCGGCCTCGACCCGGTGGGGCGGAAGGAGATCCGCGACCTCATCGTCGAGGAGTCGAAGAAGGGCAAGACCATCTTCTTCTCGAGCCACATCCTCTCCGACGTCGAGATGCTCTGCGACTCGATCTGCATCCTGAAGAAGGGTGAGGTCGTGGTCGCGGGCGAGATCGACTCGCTCCTCGACAAGACGACCCACCGGAGCGAGATCACGCTCCGCGACGCGCCCGAGGAGCTCGCGGCGGCGCTCATGGAGCAGGGCGCGACGCGCGTGGGCCGAACGCTCTCGGTCGAGGTCGAGGGCGACGACGCGGTCGCGGTGGTCCTCCGCAAGGCGCTCGACGCCGGCGTCCGCGTCGAGGCGATCACGCCGAAGCGCGAGACCCTCGAAGACATCTTCGTCCGCAAAGCTCTTTGA
- a CDS encoding sigma-70 family RNA polymerase sigma factor yields MRLLLRDVGPRIERVVRAVLGRANEDADDVVQQAMLGFVQALPAFRGECEPTHFASRVAARTAIACARRRRALRDRHEDGVDVDSLPRDAGRSPEPLATTERARRMELLRDVLAQIPPEQAETLSLRIMFGWSLAEVAETTGVPLNTVRSRLRLAKTALRAAIEADPTAHEALADDDE; encoded by the coding sequence ATGCGGCTCCTGCTGCGTGATGTTGGGCCTCGTATCGAGCGCGTCGTGCGTGCGGTGTTGGGGCGGGCGAACGAAGACGCGGACGACGTCGTCCAGCAGGCGATGCTTGGGTTCGTTCAAGCGCTCCCCGCGTTTCGCGGCGAGTGCGAGCCCACGCACTTCGCCTCCCGCGTCGCCGCGCGCACCGCGATCGCGTGCGCGCGGCGGCGGCGGGCGCTCCGCGATCGGCACGAAGACGGCGTCGACGTCGACTCGCTTCCGCGCGACGCCGGCCGCTCCCCCGAGCCGCTCGCGACGACGGAGCGCGCGCGGCGCATGGAGCTCCTCCGCGACGTGCTCGCGCAAATTCCCCCCGAGCAGGCCGAGACGCTCTCGCTCCGCATCATGTTCGGCTGGTCCCTCGCCGAGGTCGCCGAGACGACCGGCGTCCCGCTCAACACCGTCCGCAGCCGCCTCCGCCTCGCGAAGACCGCCCTCCGCGCCGCGATCGAGGCCGATCCCACCGCGCACGAAGCGCTCGCCGACGACGACGAGTGA
- a CDS encoding HAMP domain-containing histidine kinase, protein MKRPSRIAYRIYAIGLVQFLVVALVLEVDHRMRYLAPVASGPPPAPPILLVASVILVVVGVGSWLTARSFARPLARLAETARAFGAGKLDARARMDRADEIGDVAQALDEMADRLARLVVAERELLANVSHELRTPLARIRVALDIAAELSELSEAEGKAGAISLADIAHDLAELERIVEDVLASARLALDTGAREGKGLPLRAEPGDVRALLDKSAALFRVAHPSRELVVDLPEALGTVVADPVLLRRVVDNLLENAHKYTNEPDRPVTLRAELADADADAKVVVTVVDRGIGIGEEDQKRLFEPFFRVDRSRSRATGGLGLGLLLARQIVEAHGGTLTIASTLNEGTTATVTLPVAR, encoded by the coding sequence ATGAAGCGGCCGTCGCGGATCGCCTATCGCATCTACGCGATCGGGCTCGTGCAGTTCCTCGTCGTCGCGCTGGTGCTCGAGGTCGACCATCGCATGCGGTACCTCGCGCCTGTCGCTTCGGGGCCGCCGCCGGCGCCGCCGATCCTGCTCGTCGCGTCGGTCATCCTCGTCGTGGTCGGGGTGGGCTCGTGGCTCACGGCGCGCTCCTTCGCGCGCCCGCTCGCGCGGCTCGCCGAGACGGCGCGGGCGTTCGGCGCGGGCAAGCTCGACGCGCGCGCGCGGATGGATCGCGCGGACGAGATCGGCGACGTGGCGCAGGCGCTCGACGAGATGGCGGACCGTCTGGCGCGTCTGGTCGTCGCGGAGCGGGAGCTCCTCGCGAACGTCTCGCACGAGCTCCGGACGCCGCTCGCGCGCATCCGCGTCGCGCTCGACATCGCGGCCGAGCTCTCCGAGCTCTCCGAAGCGGAGGGCAAGGCGGGGGCGATCTCGCTCGCCGACATCGCGCACGACCTCGCGGAGCTCGAGCGGATCGTCGAGGACGTGCTCGCCTCGGCGCGCCTCGCGCTCGACACCGGCGCGCGGGAGGGCAAGGGCCTGCCGCTCCGCGCGGAGCCCGGCGACGTGCGCGCGCTCCTCGACAAGTCGGCGGCCCTCTTTCGCGTCGCGCACCCGAGCCGCGAGCTCGTCGTCGATCTGCCGGAGGCGCTCGGCACCGTCGTCGCCGATCCGGTGCTGCTTCGCCGTGTCGTCGACAACCTCCTCGAGAACGCGCACAAGTACACGAACGAGCCGGACCGCCCGGTCACGCTGCGCGCGGAGCTCGCGGACGCGGACGCGGACGCGAAGGTGGTCGTCACGGTCGTCGATCGCGGCATCGGCATCGGGGAGGAGGACCAGAAGCGTCTCTTCGAGCCGTTCTTCCGCGTCGACCGCAGTCGCTCACGCGCGACGGGCGGTCTTGGTCTGGGGCTCCTCCTCGCGCGGCAGATCGTCGAGGCCCACGGCGGCACGCTCACGATCGCGAGCACGCTGAACGAGGGAACGACCGCGACCGTGACGCTGCCGGTGGCTCGGTAG
- a CDS encoding response regulator transcription factor, whose translation MTTTDEKLAVVLVEDDERLAQLTARYLESHGVTVTIVGNGKDAVRKVLEVRPDVVLLDLMLPGMSGLDVCRELRTRSDVPILMLTARGEEADRVVGLEGGADDYVAKPFSSRELLARIRAHARRARGAVGPPKKRLVIGRLAIDVDAMSVFLDGAPLALTTYEFMLLRALAERAGRVLSREQLVDIVRGSADEAFDRSVDVHISHLRSKLGDDPRAPRMIKTVRGVGYMLAPGAPGAPGAPGSSGASG comes from the coding sequence ATGACGACGACGGACGAGAAGCTCGCGGTGGTCCTCGTGGAGGACGACGAACGGCTCGCGCAGCTCACCGCGCGCTACCTCGAGTCGCACGGCGTCACGGTGACGATCGTGGGCAACGGCAAGGACGCGGTGAGGAAGGTCCTCGAGGTGCGCCCCGACGTCGTGCTCCTCGACCTGATGCTGCCGGGGATGAGCGGCCTCGATGTCTGTCGCGAGCTCCGGACGCGCTCCGACGTCCCGATCCTGATGCTGACGGCGCGCGGCGAGGAGGCGGATCGCGTCGTCGGCCTCGAGGGCGGGGCGGACGACTACGTCGCGAAGCCGTTCTCGTCGCGGGAGCTCCTCGCCCGCATCCGCGCCCACGCGCGGCGCGCCCGCGGGGCGGTGGGGCCGCCGAAGAAGAGGCTCGTGATCGGGCGCCTCGCGATCGACGTCGACGCGATGAGCGTCTTCCTCGACGGCGCGCCGCTGGCGCTGACGACGTACGAGTTCATGCTGCTTCGCGCGCTCGCGGAGCGCGCGGGGCGCGTGCTCTCGCGCGAGCAGCTCGTCGACATCGTGCGCGGCAGCGCGGACGAGGCGTTCGATCGCTCGGTCGACGTGCACATCTCGCATCTGCGGAGCAAGCTCGGCGACGATCCGCGCGCGCCGCGGATGATCAAGACGGTGCGCGGGGTGGGCTACATGCTCGCGCCGGGCGCGCCGGGCGCGCCGGGCGCGCCGGGCTCGTCGGGCGCTTCGGGATGA
- a CDS encoding serine/threonine protein kinase — protein sequence MIASVGSRSSSRVPVLAKYDVLEELGHGGMATVYRARDTRLGRDVAIKVLHPHLRESTEIAHRFGVEAKAVAKLRHPNIVEVYDVSSADEGEQFLVVELVRGPTLRKLLQKHAALPPEIGAAIVMELLSGVAHAHAQGVIHRDVKPENVLVEHRLSGAPPSGEVTEKGDRVAVKLTDFGIAKLLDAQGVTSTGQVLGSPAHMAPEQIEGGDVDGRADVFGLGVLFYECVVGHLPFLGNNPAQVLRRVLDGVYGAAERERPVVGKRWSEILDRALARRPEDRYADAAAMRDAISVELGRLGMGAPRVEIEAWLDDPEGWTAAHDARLIERLCKLGAAERKRSDAVGAAADYNRALAYAPNDPQLLKVVASIQRSEERARLVRKVAPLVLGAAVLVPSAYFVVKAVKSEPVAGDPTKPIASNSVAAPRARTSVAERPTAARSATVTPPVTPTNVATRTVAAPSVFVPPKPVTRTVTFTTLRPAFGVRLAIDGKMLPDEVVPNGTVTVDEKAHSLAFSCRDDACTPRTLNVPAGENNVDLPIELAIPAAKLVVEGDPTHMFAIKEYPQLGTFPAGQEISVELLGGRAAHDVLVFDRNSNTTTNVTLKSGKKQTASFKK from the coding sequence ATGATCGCGAGCGTCGGGAGCCGTTCGAGCAGTCGCGTGCCCGTGCTCGCGAAGTACGACGTGCTCGAGGAGCTCGGCCACGGCGGCATGGCGACGGTCTACCGCGCGCGCGACACGCGCCTCGGCCGCGACGTCGCGATCAAGGTGCTCCATCCCCACCTCCGCGAGAGCACCGAGATCGCGCATCGCTTCGGGGTCGAGGCGAAGGCGGTCGCGAAGCTGCGGCACCCGAACATCGTCGAGGTCTACGACGTCTCGTCCGCGGACGAGGGCGAGCAGTTCCTCGTCGTCGAGCTCGTGCGCGGTCCGACGCTGCGGAAGCTCCTCCAGAAGCACGCCGCGCTGCCGCCGGAGATCGGCGCCGCGATCGTGATGGAGCTCCTCTCCGGCGTCGCGCACGCGCACGCGCAGGGCGTCATCCATCGCGACGTGAAGCCGGAGAACGTGCTCGTCGAGCACCGCCTTTCCGGCGCGCCGCCGTCGGGCGAGGTCACGGAGAAGGGCGATCGCGTCGCGGTGAAGCTCACCGACTTCGGCATCGCGAAGCTCCTCGACGCGCAGGGGGTGACCTCCACCGGGCAGGTCCTCGGCTCGCCCGCGCACATGGCGCCGGAGCAGATCGAAGGCGGCGACGTCGACGGGCGCGCCGACGTCTTCGGCCTCGGCGTCCTCTTCTACGAGTGCGTCGTCGGTCACCTGCCGTTCCTCGGCAACAACCCGGCGCAGGTGCTGCGGCGCGTGCTCGACGGCGTCTACGGCGCGGCGGAGCGCGAGCGCCCCGTCGTCGGCAAGCGCTGGAGCGAGATCCTCGACCGCGCGCTCGCGCGGAGGCCGGAGGACCGCTACGCCGACGCGGCCGCGATGCGCGACGCGATCTCCGTCGAGCTCGGGCGCCTCGGGATGGGCGCGCCACGGGTGGAGATCGAGGCGTGGCTCGACGATCCCGAGGGCTGGACCGCGGCGCACGACGCGCGGCTCATCGAGCGGCTCTGCAAGCTCGGCGCGGCGGAGCGGAAGCGGAGCGACGCGGTCGGCGCGGCGGCGGACTACAACCGCGCGCTCGCGTACGCGCCGAACGATCCGCAGCTCCTCAAGGTCGTCGCGAGCATCCAGCGCTCGGAGGAGCGCGCGCGCCTCGTGCGCAAGGTCGCGCCGCTCGTCCTCGGCGCGGCGGTGCTCGTGCCGAGCGCGTACTTCGTGGTGAAGGCGGTGAAGAGCGAGCCGGTCGCGGGCGATCCGACGAAGCCGATCGCCTCCAATTCGGTCGCGGCGCCGCGGGCGCGCACGTCCGTCGCCGAGCGGCCGACGGCGGCGCGGAGCGCGACGGTCACGCCGCCGGTGACGCCGACGAACGTCGCGACGCGCACGGTGGCGGCGCCGAGCGTGTTCGTGCCGCCGAAGCCGGTGACGCGCACGGTGACGTTCACGACGCTGCGCCCGGCCTTCGGCGTCCGCCTCGCGATCGACGGCAAGATGCTGCCGGACGAGGTGGTGCCGAACGGCACCGTCACCGTCGACGAGAAGGCGCACTCGCTCGCGTTCAGCTGCCGCGACGACGCGTGCACGCCGCGGACGCTCAACGTCCCAGCGGGGGAGAACAACGTCGACCTCCCGATCGAGCTCGCGATCCCGGCGGCGAAGCTCGTCGTCGAAGGCGATCCGACGCACATGTTCGCGATCAAGGAGTACCCGCAGCTCGGCACGTTCCCGGCGGGGCAGGAGATCTCGGTGGAGCTCCTCGGCGGGCGCGCGGCGCACGACGTCCTCGTGTTCGATCGGAACTCGAACACGACGACGAACGTGACGCTGAAGAGCGGCAAGAAGCAGACCGCCTCCTTCAAGAAGTAG